One Sphingomicrobium sp. XHP0239 DNA segment encodes these proteins:
- a CDS encoding cation:proton antiporter, which yields MIDPAILLAAGLEGGHAPVDFTTLGLVIFVATLVAIATRRLGLPYSVGLVIAGFGIALTPIGVDLQLTPALVFELLLPPLLFEAAIQIPWKNLRRELPLLLSLVTVGVMAAATLVAVGMHFLVGWGWLGAAFFGVLIAATDPVSVIATFKENKVDHRLHLLVESESLLNDGVAAVIFALLVGVALAGGTEGIGAGTVALDVARIAGGGVIVGLLVGGGLLLIAGRTEDKLVEISLTVLAAYGSFLAAEHLGMSGVLATVAAGILVGNVGWVGSISDEGREAVLSFWDYAAFLANSFVFILIGDGEASPTLIAAIPVAVVATLLSLAGRAVAIYPLTLGWAKTKLAMPWKYKHVMFWGGLRGALSLALALSIPAVVPERAEIISAAFLVVAFSIFVQGITMPMLLNRLDLIREEEEGDDCERTEDAGARENW from the coding sequence ATGATCGATCCCGCCATCCTTCTCGCCGCTGGTCTCGAAGGCGGGCATGCGCCGGTGGATTTCACGACGCTTGGCCTTGTCATCTTTGTCGCCACGCTGGTGGCGATCGCGACGCGGCGGTTGGGGCTGCCCTATTCGGTCGGGCTGGTGATCGCGGGGTTCGGAATCGCGCTGACTCCGATCGGCGTCGATCTTCAGCTCACCCCCGCGCTGGTGTTCGAACTGCTGTTGCCCCCGCTCCTGTTCGAAGCGGCAATCCAGATCCCATGGAAGAACCTGCGCCGCGAACTGCCGCTCCTCTTGAGCCTGGTGACCGTCGGGGTGATGGCGGCCGCGACGCTGGTCGCCGTCGGCATGCACTTTCTCGTCGGCTGGGGCTGGCTCGGCGCGGCCTTCTTCGGCGTGCTGATCGCCGCGACCGATCCCGTCAGCGTCATCGCGACGTTCAAGGAGAACAAGGTCGACCATCGCCTGCACCTGCTCGTGGAAAGCGAAAGCCTGCTCAACGACGGGGTGGCGGCGGTCATTTTCGCGCTGCTCGTCGGCGTGGCGCTGGCGGGCGGGACCGAGGGGATCGGCGCGGGAACGGTCGCTCTCGACGTGGCGCGGATCGCCGGCGGCGGCGTCATCGTCGGGCTGCTGGTCGGGGGCGGATTGCTGCTGATCGCGGGGCGGACCGAGGACAAGTTGGTCGAGATATCGCTGACCGTGCTGGCCGCCTACGGCAGCTTTCTCGCGGCCGAGCATCTCGGCATGTCGGGCGTGCTGGCGACGGTCGCGGCGGGGATCCTGGTCGGCAATGTCGGCTGGGTGGGGTCGATCAGCGACGAGGGGCGCGAGGCGGTCCTCAGCTTCTGGGACTATGCCGCCTTTCTCGCCAACAGCTTCGTGTTCATTCTGATCGGCGATGGCGAGGCGAGCCCGACCCTGATCGCCGCCATTCCGGTGGCCGTGGTGGCGACCTTGCTCTCGCTCGCCGGGCGCGCGGTGGCGATCTATCCGCTGACCCTCGGCTGGGCGAAGACAAAGCTCGCGATGCCGTGGAAATACAAGCATGTGATGTTCTGGGGCGGCCTTCGCGGCGCCCTCAGCCTCGCGCTGGCCCTGTCGATCCCTGCGGTCGTGCCCGAACGGGCGGAGATCATCTCGGCGGCGTTCCTCGTCGTCGCGTTCAGCATCTTTGTGCAGGGGATCACCATGCCGATGCTGCTGAACCGTCTCGACCTCATCCGCGAAGAGGAAGAAGGCGACGATTGTGAACGGACCGAGGACGCCGGCGCACGGGAGAACTGGTGA
- a CDS encoding Crp/Fnr family transcriptional regulator: MKLDCAHCPVRDSAACSALSDAEREELSRLGRHRTFARGETIFRAGDGNDQCATLTSGLLKIAQVDANGSERILSLVHPAGFAGEMFAPILNHDVVALTDSRLCLFRRSDYEAAMERHPALTNALLRRSARDLYDARTQIALDAKRGAGAKVANLLVALAKAASHSPCHAAARFELPLTRGEMGQLLGLTIETVSRQLTRFEKDGMIEKSGARGILVKDPARLTALAGA, encoded by the coding sequence GTGAAACTCGATTGTGCCCACTGCCCCGTTCGCGACAGCGCCGCCTGTTCGGCCCTGTCGGATGCGGAGCGGGAGGAACTGTCGCGCCTCGGCCGTCACCGAACGTTCGCCCGCGGCGAGACAATCTTTCGCGCAGGCGACGGGAACGACCAATGTGCCACGCTGACGTCGGGACTGCTCAAGATTGCGCAGGTCGACGCGAATGGCTCCGAGCGCATCCTCAGCCTCGTTCATCCGGCCGGGTTTGCGGGCGAAATGTTCGCACCTATCCTCAACCACGACGTGGTCGCGCTGACCGACAGCCGTTTGTGCCTGTTTCGGCGAAGCGATTACGAAGCCGCGATGGAGCGCCACCCCGCGCTGACGAATGCGCTGCTTCGTCGTTCCGCGCGAGACCTCTACGATGCGCGTACCCAGATCGCACTCGATGCGAAGAGGGGTGCCGGCGCCAAGGTCGCCAACCTGCTCGTCGCGCTGGCGAAGGCGGCCAGTCATTCGCCTTGCCACGCCGCGGCCCGCTTCGAGCTTCCGCTGACGCGCGGCGAGATGGGACAACTCCTCGGCCTTACGATCGAAACTGTCAGCCGCCAGCTGACCCGGTTCGAGAAGGACGGAATGATCGAGAAAAGCGGCGCGCGCGGAATCCTGGTGAAGGATCCCGCGCGGCTCACCGCGTTGGCCGGGGCCTAG
- the nadB gene encoding L-aspartate oxidase: MSRHFDVLVIGTGAAGLTAALNLAERFKVGVLAKGALGGGATEWAQGGIAAVLEDEDSFDNHIRDTIVAGAGLNNPDIVEMVVQSAPAAIARLADLGVPFNLADDGDWHLTREGGHSHRRIVHVHDATGWAVAEALEKAAVQSPNITLLPGMAAIDFIQGRHAEDFSTSGSVHGVYALDRAAGEVETLTARATVLAAGGAGRAYQFSTAPRGATGDGIAMAWRAGCRISNMEFMQFHPTCLYNLEVKNFLITEAVRGEGGILTNPQTGKRFMKYYDERLELAPRDIVARAIDAEIKRDGLDYVHLDIAHRGEAFVTEHFPTIHEKLLGLGIDITKEPIPVVPAQHYTCGGVLVDAHGRTDAPGLYAAGEVTMSGLHGANRLASNSLLECFVFGDAAAEHIKQSWDDLPQPIAVRPWDESRVTDSDEEVVIQQVWGEIRRFMWNFVGIVRTTKRLERAKNRIDLLREEVEEYYGSFRVTPDLIELRNLVEVADLIVLSALKRHESRGLHYTLDYPETADEAKDTVLVP, encoded by the coding sequence ATGAGCCGCCATTTCGACGTTCTCGTGATCGGCACGGGCGCAGCGGGTCTCACCGCCGCGCTCAACCTCGCCGAACGGTTCAAGGTCGGGGTGCTGGCGAAGGGCGCGTTGGGCGGCGGAGCGACCGAATGGGCGCAGGGTGGGATCGCCGCGGTGCTCGAGGACGAGGACAGCTTCGACAACCATATCCGCGATACCATCGTCGCGGGCGCGGGACTGAACAACCCCGACATCGTCGAGATGGTGGTTCAGAGTGCGCCCGCCGCGATCGCGCGGCTGGCCGATCTGGGCGTGCCGTTCAACCTTGCCGACGACGGCGACTGGCATTTGACGCGCGAGGGCGGGCACAGTCACCGCCGCATCGTCCATGTCCACGACGCCACCGGATGGGCGGTGGCCGAGGCCTTGGAAAAGGCGGCGGTGCAGAGCCCCAACATCACGCTTCTTCCCGGCATGGCGGCGATCGATTTCATTCAGGGACGGCATGCCGAGGACTTCTCGACCAGCGGGTCGGTCCACGGGGTCTACGCGCTCGATCGCGCGGCGGGAGAGGTCGAGACGCTGACCGCGCGTGCCACCGTCCTGGCGGCGGGCGGGGCGGGGCGCGCCTATCAGTTCAGCACCGCGCCGCGCGGTGCAACGGGCGACGGCATCGCGATGGCGTGGCGCGCCGGGTGCAGGATTTCCAACATGGAATTCATGCAGTTCCACCCTACCTGCCTCTACAATCTCGAGGTCAAGAATTTCCTGATCACCGAGGCGGTGCGCGGCGAGGGGGGCATCCTGACCAATCCGCAGACCGGCAAGCGCTTCATGAAATATTACGACGAGCGACTGGAGCTCGCCCCCCGCGACATCGTCGCCCGCGCCATCGATGCGGAGATCAAGCGCGACGGGCTCGATTATGTCCACCTCGACATCGCGCACCGCGGCGAGGCGTTCGTGACAGAGCATTTCCCGACCATCCACGAGAAGCTGCTCGGCCTCGGCATCGACATCACCAAGGAGCCGATCCCCGTCGTCCCCGCGCAGCATTATACCTGTGGCGGCGTCCTGGTGGATGCCCACGGCCGCACCGACGCGCCCGGCCTCTACGCCGCGGGCGAAGTCACGATGAGCGGGCTGCACGGCGCCAACCGTCTCGCCAGCAACAGCCTGCTCGAATGTTTCGTGTTCGGCGATGCGGCGGCCGAGCACATTAAGCAGAGCTGGGACGACCTGCCCCAACCGATCGCCGTCCGCCCATGGGACGAAAGCCGCGTTACCGACAGCGACGAGGAAGTGGTGATCCAGCAGGTCTGGGGCGAAATCCGCCGCTTCATGTGGAATTTCGTCGGGATCGTGCGCACCACCAAGCGTCTGGAACGCGCGAAGAACCGCATTGACCTGCTGCGCGAGGAGGTCGAGGAATATTACGGCAGCTTCCGCGTCACCCCCGACCTGATCGAACTGCGCAACCTCGTCGAAGTCGCGGACCTGATCGTCCTCAGCGCGCTGAAACGCCACGAAAGCCGCGGGCTCCACTACACGCTCGATTATCCGGAGACGGCGGACGAGGCGAAGGACACGGTTCTGGTTCCGTGA
- a CDS encoding ABC transporter ATP-binding protein — MTDNPAISIANLSKTYEGGKKALDDVSFDVPQGQIFGLLGPNGAGKSTLINIIAGMVNKSAGKVSVWGFDIDTDHRNAKASIGIVPQEILFDPFFTPREALEIQAGLWGVPPERRRTDEILESVSLADKAEAYARTLSGGMKRRLLVAKAMVHSPPILILDEPTAGVDIDLRQQLWSTVRDLNSRGVTVVLTTHYLEEAEMLCDRIAIINHGKLIADEATPDLLAKAQDKEVVVTFDKPLDILPVDERFEKVERIGEDALAITYSKDRIHAGDVLRLLNRDGFDIIDVRTREPDLEDVFLSLTRDAAG, encoded by the coding sequence ATGACCGACAATCCCGCCATTTCCATCGCCAACCTGTCCAAGACCTACGAGGGCGGCAAGAAAGCCCTGGACGACGTGAGCTTCGACGTGCCGCAGGGGCAGATCTTCGGCCTTCTCGGCCCCAACGGCGCGGGCAAGTCGACGCTGATCAACATCATCGCGGGGATGGTGAACAAGTCCGCGGGCAAGGTCTCGGTCTGGGGCTTCGACATCGATACCGACCATCGCAACGCGAAGGCGTCGATCGGGATCGTACCGCAGGAAATCCTGTTCGACCCCTTCTTCACTCCGCGCGAAGCGCTGGAGATCCAGGCGGGGCTGTGGGGCGTGCCGCCGGAGCGGCGCCGGACGGACGAGATCCTCGAGAGCGTGTCGCTGGCCGACAAGGCCGAGGCGTATGCCCGGACGCTGTCGGGCGGAATGAAGCGGCGGCTGCTGGTCGCCAAGGCGATGGTCCATTCGCCCCCCATCCTCATCCTCGACGAGCCGACCGCGGGCGTGGACATCGACCTTCGCCAGCAGCTGTGGAGCACGGTGCGCGACCTCAACAGCCGCGGCGTCACGGTCGTGCTGACCACCCACTATCTCGAGGAAGCCGAGATGCTGTGCGATCGCATCGCCATCATCAATCACGGCAAGCTCATCGCCGACGAGGCCACCCCCGACCTGCTCGCCAAGGCGCAGGACAAGGAAGTGGTCGTCACCTTCGACAAGCCGCTCGACATTCTTCCGGTCGACGAGCGGTTCGAGAAGGTCGAACGGATCGGCGAGGACGCGCTCGCCATCACCTACTCGAAGGACAGGATCCACGCTGGCGACGTCCTGCGGCTGCTGAACCGCGACGGGTTCGACATCATCGACGTGCGGACCCGCGAACCCGATCTGGAGGACGTGTTCCTGAGCCTGACGCGAGACGCCGCGGGATGA
- a CDS encoding zinc-finger domain-containing protein codes for MTNIPPPETVRVDTLKVHCDGATEISPSLGHPRVYYHIDDDGFVECKYCDKRFVLVGGAADHGNAKEKAAGQVT; via the coding sequence ATGACCAACATTCCCCCGCCCGAGACGGTTCGAGTCGACACGCTCAAGGTCCATTGCGACGGCGCGACCGAGATTTCCCCCTCGCTCGGCCATCCGCGTGTCTATTATCACATCGACGACGACGGGTTCGTCGAATGCAAATATTGCGACAAGAGGTTCGTTCTGGTCGGCGGCGCGGCGGACCACGGGAATGCCAAGGAGAAAGCTGCAGGTCAGGTCACGTGA
- the tldD gene encoding metalloprotease TldD → MLDPDTAARAARRHLSGHDDGELYLQYRATETIAFDDGRLRAADYSTDSGFGLRGVTGEMTGFSHANELSVAAIDRAAETLRLLDPAEQRAAASPARTNARLYTDEDPLSLVPFEKKLALIQEIEADARSRDLRVDQVSVILSGAWSVVEIVRADGFLATDIRPLVRMTVSVVMADGDRRESGSFGYGGRYLYDRLFDEAAWKRAVDGAVAQADVNMRSVAAPAGDMPVLLGNGWCGVLLHEAVGHGLEGDFNRKGQSTFSGRIGEQVAAKGVTVVDEGNIADRRGSLTIDDEGTPTQRNVLIEDGILKGYMQDRLNARLMGVEPTGNGRRESFAHAPMPRMTNTFMEGGEDDPEELLSRVDKGIYAKSFGGGSVDIVSGKFVFSCTEAYKIEKGKLGDPIKGATLIGDGPTVMRRIIGIGNDPALDEGTGVCGKAGQGVPAGVGQPSTLVSAITVGGTEAA, encoded by the coding sequence ATGCTCGATCCCGACACCGCGGCGCGCGCCGCGCGGCGGCACCTGTCGGGGCATGACGACGGCGAACTCTACCTCCAGTATCGCGCGACCGAGACGATCGCGTTCGACGACGGGCGGCTGCGCGCCGCGGACTATTCGACCGATTCCGGCTTCGGCCTGCGGGGCGTGACGGGCGAGATGACGGGGTTCTCCCACGCCAACGAGCTCAGCGTCGCGGCGATCGACCGGGCGGCGGAAACGCTGCGTCTCCTCGATCCCGCCGAACAGCGCGCCGCCGCATCGCCCGCGCGCACCAACGCTCGCCTCTATACCGACGAGGACCCGCTCTCGCTCGTCCCGTTCGAGAAGAAGCTCGCGCTCATCCAGGAGATCGAGGCCGACGCCCGCTCCCGCGACCTGCGCGTCGACCAGGTCAGCGTCATTCTCTCGGGGGCGTGGAGCGTCGTCGAGATCGTGCGCGCCGACGGCTTCCTCGCCACCGACATCCGCCCGCTCGTACGCATGACGGTCAGTGTCGTCATGGCCGACGGCGACCGGCGCGAGAGCGGCAGCTTCGGCTATGGCGGGCGCTACCTCTACGACCGACTGTTCGACGAGGCCGCGTGGAAGCGCGCGGTCGACGGCGCGGTGGCGCAGGCTGACGTCAACATGCGCTCGGTCGCGGCGCCGGCGGGCGACATGCCCGTCCTGCTCGGCAACGGCTGGTGCGGTGTGCTACTGCACGAGGCGGTCGGTCACGGGCTGGAAGGCGACTTCAACCGCAAGGGCCAGTCGACCTTTTCGGGCCGGATCGGAGAGCAGGTGGCGGCCAAGGGCGTGACCGTCGTCGACGAAGGCAACATCGCCGACCGCCGCGGCAGCCTCACGATCGACGACGAGGGCACCCCGACGCAGCGCAACGTGCTGATCGAGGACGGCATCCTCAAGGGCTATATGCAGGACCGGCTCAACGCGCGGCTGATGGGGGTCGAACCCACCGGCAACGGTCGGCGCGAAAGCTTCGCCCACGCCCCCATGCCGCGGATGACCAACACCTTCATGGAAGGCGGCGAGGACGATCCCGAAGAGCTGCTGTCGCGCGTCGACAAGGGCATCTACGCCAAGAGCTTCGGCGGCGGATCGGTCGATATCGTGTCGGGCAAGTTCGTCTTCTCCTGCACCGAGGCCTACAAGATCGAGAAGGGAAAGCTGGGCGACCCCATCAAGGGCGCGACGCTGATCGGTGATGGTCCCACGGTGATGCGGCGCATCATCGGGATCGGCAACGACCCCGCGCTCGACGAGGGCACCGGCGTGTGCGGCAAGGCGGGACAGGGCGTGCCCGCGGGCGTCGGTCAGCCATCCACCCTGGTCAGCGCGATCACCGTCGGCGGGACCGAGGCGGCGTGA
- a CDS encoding DUF2007 domain-containing protein, with translation MSLAEAGRFPTQVEAELAKHQLQHAGIPSFTFDEGLNSVFGGGGLAWVRLMVAPEELEAAVAVLTKDGEAG, from the coding sequence GTGAGCCTCGCCGAGGCGGGGCGTTTCCCCACGCAGGTCGAGGCCGAACTGGCCAAGCACCAGCTCCAGCATGCGGGAATTCCCAGTTTCACCTTCGACGAGGGGCTGAACAGCGTTTTCGGCGGCGGTGGATTGGCGTGGGTGAGGCTGATGGTGGCGCCCGAGGAACTGGAAGCGGCAGTGGCGGTGCTCACCAAGGACGGCGAAGCGGGCTGA
- the recQ gene encoding DNA helicase RecQ, translating into MSGPAQILQEVFGFSAFRGVQEQVVDRVMAGEDTLAIMPTGAGKSLCYQLPAVAKDGTAIVISPLIALMEDQVRSASANGIRAAALTSATSDKIAVERALEAGDLDLLYVAPERATTDRFGMLLERAQISLFAIDEAHCVSEWGHDFRPDYRMLRPLLDHVGAPRLALTATADKRTRADILAQLAIPEEGMIVAGFDRPNIRYHVVPRAGLPAQLKRLAAAHPGPGIVYCPSRAKTEKIAADLRETGRPAAAYHAGMEAEMRRSNQHAFVASEDMVMAATIAFGMGIDKPDVRFVAHAGAPKSIEAYYQETGRAGRDGEPAEAWMFWGAEDFARARQRIETEVEPGRRHGERERLNALAGFVEAATCRRAILLRHFGEDPPETCGNCDNCLDPPETIDVTIVAQKILSAAFRTEMRFGVGYLKQVLGGDDNEKVRGNGHHSLSVFGIMDADELALVQPVARALIARDALRADAYGGLSFGPGAKSILKGEAELVIAVPPKRTRRARRTREDHAPDPVFDALREWRRAVAKEAGVPPYVVFHDSTLRQVASARPDSLPALNRIDGVGEKKLERYGEGLLAALADAT; encoded by the coding sequence GTGTCCGGTCCCGCTCAGATCCTACAGGAAGTCTTTGGCTTCAGCGCCTTTCGCGGAGTCCAGGAACAGGTCGTCGATCGCGTCATGGCGGGCGAAGACACGCTCGCCATCATGCCGACGGGCGCGGGCAAGTCGCTCTGCTACCAGCTTCCAGCCGTGGCGAAGGACGGCACTGCGATCGTCATTTCCCCCCTCATCGCGCTGATGGAGGATCAGGTGCGCTCGGCCAGCGCCAACGGCATCCGCGCCGCCGCGCTCACCAGCGCGACATCCGACAAGATCGCGGTCGAACGCGCGCTGGAGGCAGGCGACCTGGACCTGCTCTACGTCGCGCCCGAACGCGCGACGACCGATCGGTTCGGCATGTTGCTGGAACGGGCGCAGATCAGCCTGTTTGCGATCGACGAAGCGCATTGCGTCAGCGAGTGGGGGCATGATTTCCGCCCCGACTATCGGATGCTCCGCCCCTTGCTCGACCATGTCGGAGCGCCGCGGCTGGCGCTCACCGCGACTGCCGACAAGCGGACGCGTGCCGACATTCTGGCGCAGCTCGCGATCCCCGAAGAGGGCATGATCGTCGCCGGGTTCGACCGGCCCAACATTCGCTATCACGTCGTGCCGCGTGCCGGGCTTCCCGCGCAGCTCAAGCGCCTCGCCGCCGCGCATCCCGGCCCCGGCATCGTCTATTGCCCGAGCCGCGCGAAGACCGAGAAGATCGCCGCCGATCTGCGCGAGACTGGGCGCCCGGCCGCCGCCTACCATGCGGGGATGGAAGCCGAGATGCGACGGTCGAACCAGCATGCGTTCGTGGCGTCGGAGGACATGGTGATGGCCGCGACGATCGCCTTCGGCATGGGCATCGACAAGCCCGACGTCCGGTTCGTGGCTCACGCCGGCGCGCCCAAGTCGATCGAGGCCTATTATCAGGAAACGGGCCGCGCGGGTCGCGACGGGGAGCCCGCGGAAGCCTGGATGTTCTGGGGCGCAGAGGATTTCGCCCGCGCCCGCCAGCGGATCGAGACCGAGGTCGAACCCGGGCGTCGCCACGGCGAACGCGAACGGCTCAACGCTCTTGCCGGTTTCGTCGAGGCCGCGACCTGCCGCCGCGCCATCCTGCTTCGCCATTTCGGCGAGGATCCGCCCGAGACCTGCGGCAATTGCGACAATTGCCTCGACCCGCCCGAGACGATCGACGTGACGATCGTCGCGCAGAAGATCCTGTCCGCCGCCTTCCGGACCGAGATGCGGTTCGGTGTGGGCTATCTGAAACAGGTGCTCGGCGGCGACGATAACGAGAAGGTGCGCGGCAACGGTCACCATTCGCTGTCGGTGTTCGGTATCATGGATGCGGACGAATTGGCGCTGGTCCAGCCGGTCGCGCGGGCGCTCATCGCGCGCGATGCCCTGCGCGCGGATGCCTATGGCGGCCTCAGCTTCGGGCCGGGGGCCAAGTCGATCCTCAAGGGCGAGGCGGAACTGGTGATCGCGGTGCCGCCCAAGCGCACCCGCCGGGCGCGCCGCACCCGCGAGGATCATGCGCCCGATCCCGTGTTCGATGCGCTGCGCGAATGGCGGCGCGCGGTCGCCAAGGAAGCGGGCGTCCCGCCCTATGTGGTGTTTCACGACAGCACGCTGCGGCAGGTCGCATCGGCAAGGCCCGACAGCTTGCCCGCGCTCAACCGGATCGACGGAGTGGGGGAGAAGAAGCTGGAACGCTATGGCGAGGGACTGTTGGCCGCATTGGCCGACGCTACCTAA
- a CDS encoding TIGR01244 family sulfur transferase, with the protein MATVTKLEEGFYVGPQITPDEVAQLADAGFGFIINNRPDLEEDGQPTGADIHAAADAAGMGYAHVPVERGISPAEVDAETEALEEAGGRKVFAFCRTGTRSTLLWALARHGQGRDNDDLRAAAEAAGYSLDPIEHLL; encoded by the coding sequence ATGGCGACCGTCACCAAGCTGGAAGAAGGTTTCTACGTCGGGCCGCAGATTACCCCTGACGAGGTCGCGCAGCTTGCCGACGCCGGGTTCGGCTTCATCATCAACAACCGGCCCGACCTGGAAGAGGACGGCCAACCGACCGGCGCCGACATCCACGCCGCCGCGGACGCGGCGGGAATGGGCTATGCGCACGTCCCCGTCGAACGCGGCATCTCCCCCGCCGAGGTGGACGCCGAAACGGAAGCGCTGGAGGAGGCAGGGGGACGAAAGGTCTTCGCCTTCTGCCGCACGGGGACGCGATCGACGCTGTTGTGGGCACTGGCCCGCCATGGGCAGGGACGCGACAACGACGATCTTCGCGCGGCCGCCGAGGCGGCGGGCTATTCGCTCGATCCCATCGAGCATCTGCTCTAG
- a CDS encoding ATP-binding protein produces MGTMIAMGEDPAGRAQALDLGELLATRLLVQGNSGSGKSHLLRRLLEQSAGDVQQVVIDPEGEFTTLADAYGHVAIEAADHSDAEILALAARVREHRVSVVLSLEGLEADGQMRCAAAFLNALFEAPREHWYPALVIVDEAQMFAPTGGGEVPEDVRRASLSAMTNLMCRGRKRGLAGIIATQRLAKLAKNVAAEASNFLMGRTFLDIDMARAADLLGMERRQAEQIRDLERGQFLGLGPAVSRRPVKVMIGNVETGPREGTPGLVPLPQGQADPQALLFDGLADAPPPPPPSPKPDPAPLPSESMMAKLAKAAEAKRGVPEPEAPEPDPEEIAPVIERALAGIVEEEEGRPRGAAVAYQDFSVRCRMAGLRTPPLDLPEFSQRLAAARAGIFGDPANDYGEALEAAVDLPEDMLAPYLLIARAARSGDPGPSEEAIAAIYGTASLSRARRLIGYMEEKDLIVTRTDMAGKTSITLPSVGWTTAAG; encoded by the coding sequence ATGGGTACGATGATCGCGATGGGGGAGGATCCGGCAGGGCGCGCACAGGCACTGGACCTCGGCGAACTGCTGGCGACACGTCTTCTGGTGCAGGGCAATTCGGGGAGCGGCAAATCGCACCTTCTGCGCCGCCTGCTCGAACAGAGCGCGGGCGACGTGCAGCAGGTGGTGATCGACCCCGAGGGCGAGTTCACGACCCTCGCCGATGCCTATGGCCATGTCGCTATCGAGGCGGCGGATCATTCGGACGCCGAGATCCTGGCGCTGGCGGCGCGGGTCCGCGAACATCGGGTGAGCGTGGTCTTGAGCCTCGAAGGATTGGAGGCGGACGGGCAGATGCGCTGCGCCGCGGCGTTCCTCAACGCCCTGTTCGAGGCGCCTCGGGAGCATTGGTATCCTGCACTCGTTATCGTTGACGAGGCACAGATGTTCGCCCCGACCGGCGGCGGCGAAGTGCCCGAGGACGTGCGACGCGCTTCGCTGAGCGCGATGACGAACCTCATGTGCCGTGGCCGCAAGCGCGGCTTGGCCGGAATCATCGCGACGCAGCGGCTGGCGAAGCTCGCCAAGAACGTCGCGGCCGAGGCGTCGAACTTTCTGATGGGCCGCACCTTCCTCGACATCGACATGGCGCGTGCGGCGGACCTTCTCGGCATGGAACGACGGCAGGCGGAACAGATCCGCGATCTCGAGCGGGGCCAGTTTCTCGGTCTCGGTCCGGCGGTGTCGCGGCGTCCGGTGAAGGTCATGATCGGCAATGTCGAGACGGGCCCGCGCGAGGGGACGCCAGGACTGGTGCCGCTGCCTCAAGGGCAGGCCGATCCGCAGGCGCTGCTGTTCGACGGACTGGCCGATGCCCCGCCGCCACCGCCACCCTCGCCGAAGCCCGACCCCGCGCCACTTCCGTCGGAAAGCATGATGGCGAAGCTTGCAAAAGCGGCGGAGGCCAAGCGCGGCGTGCCGGAGCCCGAAGCTCCGGAACCCGACCCCGAAGAGATTGCGCCCGTGATCGAGCGCGCGCTGGCGGGGATCGTCGAGGAGGAAGAGGGGCGCCCGCGCGGCGCCGCGGTGGCCTACCAGGACTTTTCGGTTCGGTGCCGGATGGCGGGACTGCGCACGCCGCCGCTCGACCTGCCGGAGTTCTCGCAACGACTGGCGGCGGCGCGGGCGGGGATCTTCGGCGATCCGGCCAACGACTATGGCGAGGCGCTGGAGGCGGCGGTCGACCTGCCCGAGGATATGCTGGCACCCTACCTCCTCATCGCCCGCGCGGCGCGCAGCGGCGATCCTGGGCCGAGCGAGGAAGCGATCGCCGCCATTTACGGCACCGCGAGCCTGTCGCGCGCCCGCCGCCTGATCGGTTACATGGAGGAAAAGGACCTCATCGTGACCCGCACCGACATGGCCGGAAAGACGAGTATCACGCTGCCGAGCGTGGGTTGGACGACGGCGGCGGGTTAG